A stretch of DNA from Microbacterium croceum:
CGCTCACCCACATCGGCATCGCCACAGCCTTCACCGTCGTCACCGGGCATGACCAGATCGAGGAGCTCCCCGGCGGACGCGATCACACCGTCGTGCTGCTCATGGGCGTCACCACGCTCGGCCACTCGGCGCACGTGCTCGCCGCGACCCGGGGCGTCGACTGCCCGGTGGCGATCATCGAAGACGGCTACGGCGAGCGCCAGCGCGTCACGATCGGAACCTTGGGAACCATCGCCGGGGTCGCCGCGACCCGGCAGGTACGCTCCCCCGCCGTGATCGTGATCGGCGATGTCGTGGCACTCGGTGCACGCGAAGAGCCGGGAAGCGCACCCACCCGCATCGCAGAACTGGCAGGATAGGGGTTAGGCGAGCCTTACTCCCGTATGCGGCTCGCCCGGCGGCGCCGCCATGATCGCCGCTCCCGCGCGCGCTCCCCCACGTCGCCGCCCTTGCCCGCAGGAGGATGCGCATGACGGATGAGGCTCCCTACGACGTGCTGATCATCGGCGGAGGCCCGGCCGGCCTCTCCGCCGCACTCAACCTCGGCCGCTCCCTGATGCGTGTGCTGGTGGTCGACGCCGACCGGCCCCGCAACGCCGCGACACTGCAGTCCCACGGCTTCCTGACACGAGACGGCCTGCCGCCGCACGAGCTGCGCCGGCTGGCCCGCGCGGAACTCGCCGCCTACCCGAACATCGAGATCCGCTCGCGCCAACGCGTCTTCGCCCTCCGCACGACGGATGCCGGGTTCACCGCCGAGGTCGGGCGGCGTGAGCCGGCCACTTCGGTCATCGCGCGCTCCGTGCTGCTGGCCACCGGTCTGCGCGAGACCCTGCCCGACGTGCCGAACCTGCGCGGCTTCTACGGCATCAGCCTGTTCAGCTGCGCCGCGTGCGACGCATGGGAGCTGCGCGACCGCCGCCTCGCCCTCATCGGCGAGTCCGCCGATCTCGCCGACCGCGCGCGGCTCATCGCCCGGTGGACCGACAGCCTCACGGTGTTCACGCTCGGATCGGATGCCGTGACCGC
This window harbors:
- a CDS encoding NAD(P)/FAD-dependent oxidoreductase — protein: MTDEAPYDVLIIGGGPAGLSAALNLGRSLMRVLVVDADRPRNAATLQSHGFLTRDGLPPHELRRLARAELAAYPNIEIRSRQRVFALRTTDAGFTAEVGRREPATSVIARSVLLATGLRETLPDVPNLRGFYGISLFSCAACDAWELRDRRLALIGESADLADRARLIARWTDSLTVFTLGSDAVTAAQQAELEAAGVAVQRHPITELVGERGALEAVRLADGTEVALDGGFVRPEWQTELSFLDGIAPALDGDGNLITDRSGRTDVHGLYAAGDAAIPGPQQLIVAAGAGARVAAVMVHDAVGVATAH